TACGGTAAAAAGTGCTGCTGGACTGGGTGCAATCCTTAGCAAAGGAATAGGCAACACCGTGAGGGTATCATTGAGTGCTGACCCCGTGGAAGAAGTAAAGGTAGCAAGAGAACTTCTAAAAGCATTCGGCCTGGCTGCAAATGCGGCAACATTGATTTCTTGCCCGACTTGCGGACGTATCGAAATCGACTTGATCAGCATTGCCAATGAGGTGGAGGAATACATCTCTAAAATCAAGGCACCGATCAAAGTAGCCGTGCTCGGCTGTGCCGTTAACGGTCCTGGCGAAGCGAGAGAAGCTGACATCGGCATTGCAGGCGCAAGAGGAGAAGGACTTCTTTTCCGTAAAGGAGAAATCGTCCGAAAAGTACCGGAAGCAACAATGGTAGAGGAATTAAAGAAGGAAATCGATAAAATAGCTGAGGAAAAGCTGCAGGAAGCAGCTCTCCAAAAATAAGCACAAAAAAATGCCCGGGAATCCCGGGCATTTTTTTTGGCATTATCCGTCAAAAGAACGGAAGAATAAAGATGCCAACCAGAATAGAGATGATCCCGATCCCAATCGCCCAGGTCCCTATTGAGGAACCTCGGCGGCGGGCCATAAAGCCAAGGACAATTCCGGCAGCTCCGAAAAGAACAGGTAAAATAAACAGCGACAAGATCGATAGGGCAAGAGCTGAATACGCAAGCCCCCGTCCTCCAGTTGTACTTTCTTCTTCTGACCTTCTTCTTACCGCAGGAGTTGCTGGAGCAGCAATTTCGGCTGCTGTTTCTTCCTGGTAATGTTCATTACGCACAGGTTCGGCAATTACTGTCATGCCCTGATAGTCATCTTCACGACCAGGACCTGAAATAGCCGTCATTTCCTGGTAGTGCTCATCCCGGTTAGGCTCTGCAATTGCTGTCTTTTCTTGATAATCATCTCGGCCCGGAGAATACAATTCCGTTGCAGTTTCCTCCTGGTATATTTCATCACGTGCATCCCTGAGTGTAATGACATCCTGCTTGGGTTCAGTAATATATTCGGTACCAATCTGTTTTCGTTCTTGGTCTGCCACTTTAATCCCTCGCTTTCTTAAGTGGAGCATTTATTATTGTTTACGAGTAAAATGGTTTTCATCATGGCAATGTTTTACTAAGAGATATTGTTTTCACAAAAATTATTTCGTAGCTTGACCTCATACAACATAGGGGCGTCTTTCTACACTAAAGACACCCTTAGCTTCCTTTTTTAGCTATATAAGGGCCCCGTTCCTTTCTAAATGCACCCTTATGCTTCATTTATCAGCTCCATAAGACCTCCGTTCGGCACTAAATGGACCCTTATACTGTCTTTATCAGCCACATAAGACCCCCGTTCGGCACTAAATGGACCCTTATACTGTCTTTATCGGCTACATAAGACCTCCGTTAGGCACTAAATGGACCCTTATACTGTCTTTATCAGCTACATAAGACCGCCGTTCGGCACTAAATGGACCCTTATACTGTCTTTATGGGCCACATAAGACCTCCGTTCGGCACTAAATGGACCCTTATACTGTCTTTATCGGCCATATAAGACCTCCGTACGGCATTTAATGGACCCTTATACTGTCTTTATGGGCCACATAAGACCTCCGTTCGGCACTAAATGGACCCTTATGCTGCCTTTATCAGCCACATAAAACCTCCGTTCGGCACTAAATGGTTATACTGTACTTATCAGCTACATAAGACCGCCGTTCAGCACTAAACCCTTATACTGTCTTTATCAGCCACATAAGACCTCCGTTCGGCACTAAATGGACCCTTATGCTGCCTTTATCAGCCACATAAGACCTCCGTTCGGCACTAAATGCACCCTTATGCTGCCTTTACCGGCTCCATAAGACCTCCGTTCGGCACTAAATGGACCCTTATACTGTCTTTATCGGCTACATAAGGGCGCCGTTCCTCACTAAATGCAACCTTATGCTTTCATTATCACCCACATAAGGGTGCCGTCCCGCACTAAAGCACCCTTGAATGTTCCATCCATGTTGAGCACACTACACATAATCAGGTCCACGAATTTCTGACATCTTAAAGTTAACCTTTTTTGCAGTTTAAACATTTGGTAAGATTAAGGGAGATTAATGTTTAAGGAGCAGAGGGATGAAAAAACGTTTTGGCATAGATATTGATGGAACAGTCACCTGTCCTACTACATTTGTACCGTATTTAAACGAAGCATTCGATTTGAATATAACCCTGGATGATATAAAGCAATATGATTTTATGCCGTTAGTATCAGTCAGTGAAAAGGAATTCGCAAGCTGGTTCAAAAAAATGGAACCGGTCATATATTCAAAATCCCCTTTAGCGGCTGGAGCTAAAGAAATTTTAAAGCGCTGGGAAAACGAGCATGAATTATATTTCATCAGTGCAAGGGGCACACATTTGTTGGAAATTACTGAAAAGTGGTTTTCTGCAAATGAACTTAAGTACCATGACATTCATTTGATTGGATCACATGATAAAATCGAAGCAGCGCGTAAATATGATGTGGATATTTTCTTCGAGGATAAACACGATAATGCTGTCAATTTACACGAAGAGCTAAAGATTCCGGTCATCCTTTTTAACACTCCTTATAATCAGGAAGCTATTCCTAATGGTGTTATTCGTGTAAACAACTGGCAGGAAGCGAATGATTGGGTAAAAAACTGGGCAGAAAATAGTTAAACGGCCATATTAATGGCCGTTTTTTATTGTATATGTGCATGTATCTATTGAATACAGTCCGGGCATCTTCCGTATATTTCAAATTTATGGCCGGAAATATCATAACCCTTAAAGCTTGATTCGATATTTCTCATCGGACAGGTTTCAATCTCTTTTGTCTTTCCACAGTCCAGGCATATAAAGTGGTGATGATGTTCCTTATGCGAGCAGGTAAAACGGAAATGTTTTTCCCCTGACAGCTCAGTCATCTCCAGAATGCCCAAGTCCACAAATACACTTAAATTACGATAAATCGTATCAAAAGAAAGCCCAGGGTAATTTCCCTTCATCTGTTCGAGAACATCACGGGCAGTCAAATATTTATCATGGTCTGAAAACAGCTGGAGCATATCCTCCCGCTTTCCGGTATGTTTAAACCCCTGCTCCTTAAGCAGGTTCATTGCTTCATTCACATTCATGGTATCACCTCTAAACAGATCTTGTTGACGTGCGTTTTTTTAGCCAAATGGACAATACAAGTATAAGTACAGAGATCATGACAATTGTTCCGCCGGGAGCAAGGTCCAGGTAGTACGACAAGAACAATCCGCCCAACACTGAAATCTCACCGAACAAGATTGAAAAGAGGATCGTCTGCTTAAAACCTTTAGCGAACCTGATGCTTGCTGCCACTGGCAATGTCATCAATGAGGAAACCAACAGGATACCAACGATTCTCATTGATGCCGCAATGACTAGTGCCACCATGATAATGAAAATAAAATGCAATGATTTTGCAGCAATTCCTGTTGCCCTTGCATATTCTTCATCAAATGATAAAAGGAAAAGCTCTTTATACAGTAAAATGACAAGTGCTATAACAAGTATACTGATGATCAATATCGTCCATAGATCAGCCCTGCTCACCGCGCTTACACTTCCAAATAAATAACTGAACAAATCTGTATTGAAACCATCAGCAAGAGAAATAAAAATCACGCCGAGACCGATTCCCCCAGATAGGATAATCGGAATTGCCAGCTCTTGATAGTGCTTATATACTGTGCGGAGCTTTTCAATGAACAGGGATCCGCCAACAGAAAAAGCCATTCCCATATAAAGCGGGTTGAGACCGCTGAACACCATGAATTTTTTTTCAAGCAGAAGGCTTGCTGCAATCCCGGCCAAAGTGACATGGCTAAGGGCATCGGCTATAAGCGACAGCCTTCTGACTACGATGAAAACACCGAGAAGGGGAGCGATGACGCCAATAATCATCCCGGTCAAAAAAGCATTCTGTAAGAACTCGTACTGCATCAGTCCGCTAATCATGATGATGACCTCCCGCGTGATGGTGGTGATCATGGGTCAATACATGCACATCATGCCCATATATTTCTGACACATCATTAATTTTTAATTGCTCGAATTCCTCTGCACTTCCGTGAAAATGCATATTTTTATTCAAACAAGCTACATTTGTCACCTTATCGGAAATTGTCCCAATATCGTGAGTTACCAGCAGCAGGGTGATCTCTTTCTCCTTATTAAGCTTTTCTAGCATCTCATAAAAAGAGTTCACATTCTGAGTATCCACACCTACTGTAGGTTCATCCAGGATCAGAAGTTCAGGCTCGCTCACCAGCGCCCTGGCGATGAATACCCTCTGTTGCTGGCCGCCGGAAAGCTCCCCTATATTTCTGTCCAGGAATTTTTCCATGCCGACAGATTCGATAGCTCGCTTAATTTTTACATGATCGGCTTTTTTAAGAAAATTGAAGAGCCCGAGTTTTTTTGTCAATCCGCTTGCAACCACCTCAAAAACGGTAGCAGGAAAGCCTGTGTTGAAGGAATTGGCCTTTTGCGATACAAACCCAATTTTATGCTGCTCCTTAAACTTATTTATATCCTGTCCGAACAAACGGATGGTGCCTGTTTGCGGTTTAATGAGCCCAAGCATCAGCTTCAGCAATGTAGACTTGCCGGAGCCATTTGGACCGACTATCGCCAAAAAGCTTCCTTTGCCAATAGACAGGTTTATGTTTTCAAGTACATTCTCTTTATCATATCGGTAATAAAGATCCTGCACCTGGACGATGCAATTATTCATATCCACTTTTATCACCTGCAAAATAAGAATCATTCCGATTTACTTTAAGTAGTATATCTCTTACTGCCCATAAAGTAAACAAAAGAACTTCCCTTCCCAGAAAATTGTCACGTTTTAAGAACTGGGCACATACCCTACTATGAAGGAGTGATGATCTTTGGCTATATTTGAAAATATCATTAACCATAAAATAGGCAATATTACGGCTGAGGAACTGCTGAAATACGCCTCTCAATTCAATATTTCCATTACAAAGACCCAGGCAGAAAAAATCGCCGGATACTTACGCGGTAAAAAGGTTAACATTTTTAATGACTCTGAAAGAACAGCTCTTATCAAGCAAATTGCCAGAATCACCAACCCTGAAACGGCAAGAGAAGTGAATAAGCTTTTTGTCAAATTTACTCAATAAGAGAAGTGTCCGTCATTGTCACTATGACGGACACTTTTCTTTGTTCTTTATCATTTGTGTCCATCATCAACTCTATGACGTAAACTTTCCTTCTTAACACTCTTTTCTGCCCGTGATTCCACTGATAAACACTCAACCCTATATTCCTGCTAAAAAAATATGCTGCAGACCTGGTCCGCAGCAATTAGTTAGTCATTCATGATCAATTCAAGCAAACTTTCATCGAATTGTTTGCTTTTCAGCATGGCAATCTCATGTTTGTAAGGAGCCTTTTTACTATTTTTATCCGGACCTACAAAGGGAGTTTCAAGTATTTTGGGAACATTCATCAGTTGTGGATGGTGGACGATATAGTTTATTGCCTCAAACCCGATATGTCCAAATCCGATATTTTCATGACGGTCTTTCCTTGTCCCAAATTCATTTTTGCTATCGTTAATGTGCAGAACTTTTAGCCTCTCAAGTCCGATGATTTTATCGAATTCGTTCAGCACTCCATCAAAATCCTCAACGATCGGATAACCCGCGTCATGTGTATGGCATGTATCAAAGCAGACTGAAAGCTTGTCATTGTATTTAACACCGTCGATGATCATCGCCAGCTCTTCAAAAGACTTCCCGCATTCAGACCCTTTTCCTGCCATCGTTTCAAGGGCTATTTGAACCTTGTCCTCTGCACTGAGTACTTCATTCAGTCCTTCGATGATTTTTTCAATGCCTTTTTCCGGCCCTGCACCAACATGCGCTCCTGGATGCAGCACGATTTGCTTCGCACCAATCGCTTCTGTCCGGTCAATTTCACTACGCAAAAATCTAACACCTAAATCAAAGGTATCAGGATTTTGCGTGTTCCCGATATTGATGATGTAGGGGGCATGGACAACGATTTCATTGATTCCATTCTGCTCCATATGCAATCGGCCTGCTTCGATGTTCAGGTCCTCAATTTTCTTTCTTCTTGTGTTTTGAGGTGCCCCCGTATAGATCATAAAAGTATTTGCTCCATAAGAGACGGCTTCTTCACTGGCTGCAAGCAGCATCTTTTTTCCGCTCATTGAAACATGTGAACCAATTAACATCCAGATCTCTCCCTAAACGCCTAAATTTAGCTGTTTTGCGAAAAAAGCTTAAAATTTTTGAAGCAACATTATTTATTTCTCTTTTGTATACGGTTTTCCCGTTTCTTGATTTTATCCATTTCATATTTCATTTTCTTTTTATATCCAGGCTTTACCTTTTTAGGCTTGGCAACGAGTGACTTTGCCTTCGCTTCGCCAGAAGTTTCTTTTTTCTTCCTATTCTGACGTCGGTTCCGCTCCTCGATTTCAGTAAATTCGCCTTTTTTCAGATCAATATTGTTAAAAGTGATGCCCATTTTTTCAAGACGAATCAATGCATCTTCATCACTCTGCTCATAAATGGTCAATGCCACTCCTGATGATCCTGCACGTGCAGTCCTGCCTACCCTGTGTATATAAAAATCCAGGTCCGTAGGCAGTTCGTAGTTGATGACATGGCTGATGCCTTGGATGTCTATGCCCCTTGCGGCCAGGTCAGTCGCAACAAGATACTGGAACTCAAGGTCTTTAATCTGCTTCATAACCCGTTTACGCTCTCGCGGGCTCAGGTCACCATGGATGCGCCCAACCTTCATGCCCTTTTGAATCAGGCCGTCCGCGATTTCGTCCGCTTTTTTCTTTGTATTCGCAAATACAATTCCTAAATATGGGTTGAATGCAAGCAGAGCTGAATGCACAAGGCCAATCTTATCCCGGTGCCTTGCCGGAAGGAGAATGTGCTCAATCTTCTCAGCTGTTGCTTGCTTAGGGTCGATTTGAACATACTTAGGATTTTCCATGTACTTTTTCAAAAAAGGTTTGAGTTTTTCAGGAATGGTTGCCGAAAATACAAGCATCTGAAGTTTTTCTGGCATGCGTGATGCAAACTGATCGATGTCCTCAATAAAACCCATATCAAGCATCAAGTCAGCCTCATCAACAACAAGAATGTTGGCTGTATGCACAAACAAGGCGTTTTCCTGGACAAGGTCGTTAATCCTGCCTGGAGTGCCTATAACGATATGAGGCTGTGTCTTAAGCTTTTCAATTGTCCTTTGCTTGTCGGTTCCGCCAATATAGCAGCGTGCGTTAATCTGCTCTCCCTCGGGAGCGTGCTCGGCAATTTTAAGAACTTCTTGGTAAATCTGGTTTGCAAGTTCACGTGTCGGCGCTGTGATGATTGCCTGAACTTCATTACGGGAAGGAACCAGCTTGTCCATGATTGGCAGTACGTAAGCATGCGTCTTTCCAGTGCCTGTCTGCGATTGTCCGATTGCACTATCGCCCTTCAGCACAGTCGGGATCAGGCGTTCCTGAATCTCGGTAGGCTCGTAAAAGCCTAATTTATTGATAGCATCTATAATGAACGGTTTCAATTCATAACGATTAAATTTTGTTTCACTCATTGAAAATCTCCTTCTCTTTCACCCTGTCCCGCCTTTGTGAACGGGAGAACAGCCTGTTCCGTAAGCTGTCCTTTCAGGTTCATCCTGTAATTATATTAAAGATTGCCCAAAATCTCCAATCAGTACTATCTTAACCTTTCCTTGAGAAAAAACAAACCTGTTTCACCAATATCCTTATTCTTTAAACCAATCCTGACTTTATGCATACTCTAATAAGAGATGAAATATTGGGAAAGGAGGGGTCAAGATGCTACAAGGACCCCGTATGAATCCACGAGGGATGCAAAATCGTTTTCAGGGCCCTCGAATGATGGGGGGCCCCCGCATGGGCCAGGGCCCGATGTATCAGAATCCATATGGTCCAGGACCCATGATGCCTCCGGGGCAGATGCCGGGGATGCGGGCCAGGCCTGGTCGCTCACGACAGGGTGGCGGACTGCTTTCAAAGATATTGGGAAGAGGAAATAGCCAGCAGACTGGCGCAGCCGGATTATTTAGTGGAGGAAATACAGCAGCCCGTGGAGCAGGTACCGGCGGCGGTATCTTGAAAACACTCAGTAATCCATCATCACTTAACGGCTTTCTGACGAACACGCAAAAGGTTTTGAACACAGCACAGCAATTCGGGCCGATGATTCAGCAATATGGGCCGCTTGTCCGCAATTTGCCTTCTATGTGGAAGTTGTATAGAGGGTTGAAGGATTTACCTGATGCGGATGAAGAA
The nucleotide sequence above comes from Mesobacillus jeotgali. Encoded proteins:
- a CDS encoding 5' nucleotidase, NT5C type; the protein is MKKRFGIDIDGTVTCPTTFVPYLNEAFDLNITLDDIKQYDFMPLVSVSEKEFASWFKKMEPVIYSKSPLAAGAKEILKRWENEHELYFISARGTHLLEITEKWFSANELKYHDIHLIGSHDKIEAARKYDVDIFFEDKHDNAVNLHEELKIPVILFNTPYNQEAIPNGVIRVNNWQEANDWVKNWAENS
- a CDS encoding metal ABC transporter permease, with the translated sequence MISGLMQYEFLQNAFLTGMIIGVIAPLLGVFIVVRRLSLIADALSHVTLAGIAASLLLEKKFMVFSGLNPLYMGMAFSVGGSLFIEKLRTVYKHYQELAIPIILSGGIGLGVIFISLADGFNTDLFSYLFGSVSAVSRADLWTILIISILVIALVILLYKELFLLSFDEEYARATGIAAKSLHFIFIIMVALVIAASMRIVGILLVSSLMTLPVAASIRFAKGFKQTILFSILFGEISVLGGLFLSYYLDLAPGGTIVMISVLILVLSIWLKKRTSTRSV
- a CDS encoding YqfQ family protein codes for the protein MGQGPMYQNPYGPGPMMPPGQMPGMRARPGRSRQGGGLLSKILGRGNSQQTGAAGLFSGGNTAARGAGTGGGILKTLSNPSSLNGFLTNTQKVLNTAQQFGPMIQQYGPLVRNLPSMWKLYRGLKDLPDADEETTKEETVQSGKKTDKKKKKPVQKKKDVSDSSIKPAQKQNNKGASNPKLFI
- a CDS encoding Fur family transcriptional regulator encodes the protein MNVNEAMNLLKEQGFKHTGKREDMLQLFSDHDKYLTARDVLEQMKGNYPGLSFDTIYRNLSVFVDLGILEMTELSGEKHFRFTCSHKEHHHHFICLDCGKTKEIETCPMRNIESSFKGYDISGHKFEIYGRCPDCIQ
- a CDS encoding metal ABC transporter ATP-binding protein; its protein translation is MNNCIVQVQDLYYRYDKENVLENINLSIGKGSFLAIVGPNGSGKSTLLKLMLGLIKPQTGTIRLFGQDINKFKEQHKIGFVSQKANSFNTGFPATVFEVVASGLTKKLGLFNFLKKADHVKIKRAIESVGMEKFLDRNIGELSGGQQQRVFIARALVSEPELLILDEPTVGVDTQNVNSFYEMLEKLNKEKEITLLLVTHDIGTISDKVTNVACLNKNMHFHGSAEEFEQLKINDVSEIYGHDVHVLTHDHHHHAGGHHHD
- a CDS encoding deoxyribonuclease IV — protein: MLIGSHVSMSGKKMLLAASEEAVSYGANTFMIYTGAPQNTRRKKIEDLNIEAGRLHMEQNGINEIVVHAPYIINIGNTQNPDTFDLGVRFLRSEIDRTEAIGAKQIVLHPGAHVGAGPEKGIEKIIEGLNEVLSAEDKVQIALETMAGKGSECGKSFEELAMIIDGVKYNDKLSVCFDTCHTHDAGYPIVEDFDGVLNEFDKIIGLERLKVLHINDSKNEFGTRKDRHENIGFGHIGFEAINYIVHHPQLMNVPKILETPFVGPDKNSKKAPYKHEIAMLKSKQFDESLLELIMND
- a CDS encoding DEAD/DEAH box helicase, with product MSETKFNRYELKPFIIDAINKLGFYEPTEIQERLIPTVLKGDSAIGQSQTGTGKTHAYVLPIMDKLVPSRNEVQAIITAPTRELANQIYQEVLKIAEHAPEGEQINARCYIGGTDKQRTIEKLKTQPHIVIGTPGRINDLVQENALFVHTANILVVDEADLMLDMGFIEDIDQFASRMPEKLQMLVFSATIPEKLKPFLKKYMENPKYVQIDPKQATAEKIEHILLPARHRDKIGLVHSALLAFNPYLGIVFANTKKKADEIADGLIQKGMKVGRIHGDLSPRERKRVMKQIKDLEFQYLVATDLAARGIDIQGISHVINYELPTDLDFYIHRVGRTARAGSSGVALTIYEQSDEDALIRLEKMGITFNNIDLKKGEFTEIEERNRRQNRKKKETSGEAKAKSLVAKPKKVKPGYKKKMKYEMDKIKKRENRIQKRNK
- a CDS encoding DUF308 domain-containing protein produces the protein MADQERKQIGTEYITEPKQDVITLRDARDEIYQEETATELYSPGRDDYQEKTAIAEPNRDEHYQEMTAISGPGREDDYQGMTVIAEPVRNEHYQEETAAEIAAPATPAVRRRSEEESTTGGRGLAYSALALSILSLFILPVLFGAAGIVLGFMARRRGSSIGTWAIGIGIISILVGIFILPFF
- a CDS encoding DUF2624 domain-containing protein, which codes for MAIFENIINHKIGNITAEELLKYASQFNISITKTQAEKIAGYLRGKKVNIFNDSERTALIKQIARITNPETAREVNKLFVKFTQ